A part of bacterium genomic DNA contains:
- a CDS encoding TusE/DsrC/DsvC family sulfur relay protein has product MTGGDPRLFRHGEVRVTVDPDGFMVHPDDWTPAIGTAFAAADGLTELTAEHWRVLEYLRAYWLRLDRAPMVRRLCQET; this is encoded by the coding sequence ATGACGGGCGGCGATCCCAGGCTCTTCCGGCACGGCGAGGTGCGCGTGACCGTCGACCCCGACGGCTTCATGGTCCACCCCGACGACTGGACCCCCGCGATCGGCACGGCCTTCGCCGCGGCCGACGGCCTGACCGAGCTGACCGCCGAGCACTGGCGGGTCTTGGAATACCTGCGCGCCTACTGGCTCCGCCTCGACCGGGCTCCGATGGTCCGCCGGCTCTGCCAGGAGAC